In the genome of Rhodoplanes sp. Z2-YC6860, one region contains:
- a CDS encoding circularly permuted type 2 ATP-grasp protein, whose amino-acid sequence MGLAFDEMKGTDGVVRAPYSELAGWLGDVKPDVLDYRRREAELLFRRIGITFAVYGEADSTERLIPFDVIPRILGAKEWDLLRRGLEQRVRAINEYLRDVYGRREVLRAGIVPDDLVFQNPVFRPEMNGQKVPHNIYVHIAGIDIVRVDPETFYVLEDNARTPSGVSYMLENREIMMRLFPELFARHRVAPVENYPDELLATLKSVAPDSASGDPTVVLLTPGVYNSAYYEHSFLADKLGVELVEGRDLFVKSGFVYMRTTQGPKRVDVIYRRVDDDFLDPLSFRADSALGVAGLMSAYQAGNVTLANAVGTGIADDKAIYSYMPDIVKFYLGEEPILKNVPTWRCREPDHLTYVLEHLEELVVKEVHGSGGYGMLIGPAADKAQVASFRSKLKLNPKGFIAQPTLALSTCPTCVDAGIAPRHVDLRPFVLTGRDKIRIVPGGLTRVALKAGSLVVNSSQGGGTKDTWVLDR is encoded by the coding sequence GTGGGGCTTGCGTTTGATGAAATGAAGGGGACCGACGGTGTCGTCCGGGCCCCTTATTCGGAGCTGGCAGGCTGGCTGGGCGACGTGAAGCCCGACGTCCTGGATTATCGCCGCCGCGAGGCGGAGCTGCTGTTCCGCCGGATCGGCATCACCTTCGCGGTCTATGGCGAGGCCGACTCCACCGAGCGCCTGATCCCATTCGACGTCATTCCGCGCATCCTCGGCGCCAAGGAATGGGACCTGCTGCGCCGCGGCCTCGAACAGCGCGTGCGCGCCATCAACGAATATCTGCGCGACGTCTATGGCCGCCGCGAGGTGCTGCGCGCCGGCATCGTGCCCGACGACCTGGTGTTCCAGAATCCGGTGTTCCGGCCGGAGATGAACGGCCAGAAGGTGCCTCACAACATCTACGTCCACATCGCCGGCATCGACATCGTCCGCGTCGATCCGGAGACGTTCTACGTGCTCGAAGACAACGCCCGCACGCCCTCCGGCGTCTCCTACATGCTGGAGAACCGCGAGATCATGATGCGGCTGTTTCCGGAGTTGTTCGCGCGGCACCGCGTGGCACCGGTCGAGAACTATCCGGACGAACTGCTGGCGACGCTGAAGTCGGTCGCGCCGGATTCCGCCTCGGGCGATCCGACGGTCGTGCTGCTCACGCCCGGTGTCTACAATTCGGCCTATTACGAGCATTCGTTCCTGGCCGACAAGCTCGGCGTCGAGCTGGTCGAAGGCCGCGACCTCTTCGTCAAGAGCGGCTTCGTCTACATGCGCACCACGCAGGGGCCGAAGCGTGTCGATGTGATCTACCGCCGCGTCGATGACGACTTCCTCGACCCGCTGTCGTTCCGCGCCGACTCCGCGCTCGGCGTCGCGGGGCTGATGTCAGCCTATCAGGCCGGCAACGTCACGCTTGCGAATGCGGTCGGCACCGGCATCGCCGACGACAAGGCGATCTACAGCTACATGCCGGACATCGTGAAGTTCTATCTCGGCGAGGAGCCGATCCTGAAGAATGTGCCGACCTGGCGTTGCCGCGAGCCGGATCACCTGACTTACGTGCTCGAGCATCTCGAAGAACTGGTGGTGAAAGAGGTCCACGGCTCTGGCGGCTACGGCATGCTGATCGGGCCCGCCGCCGACAAGGCGCAGGTCGCAAGCTTCCGCAGCAAGCTCAAGCTCAACCCGAAGGGTTTCATCGCGCAGCCGACATTGGCGCTGTCGACGTGCCCCACGTGTGTCGACGCCGGCATCGCGCCGCGCCATGTCGATCTGCGGCCGTTCGTGCTGACCGGCCGCGACAAGATTCGCATCGTGCCAGGCGGGCTCACCCGCGTGGCACTGAAGGCCGGTTCGCTGGTGGTGAATTCCAGCCAAGGCGGCGGCACGAAAGATACTTGGGTACTGGATCGCTGA
- a CDS encoding Spy/CpxP family protein refolding chaperone: protein MTEDPNTPATGTIVPPNRGRRTAWIVAGVLAAGLTGVAATTAFSQGPGFGPMSPVHWHSGFMGGPLDPAQIEDRADRMVRHVAIEIDATTDQQEKLRGIVRGAVKDLVPMRDKAKAARTAARDLLLQPTIDRAAIEKFRTEQVALADAFSKRVAQAIGDMAEVLTPEQRRKLADRLPPHGGGHRWNRW from the coding sequence ATGACCGAGGACCCCAATACCCCAGCGACCGGCACCATCGTGCCGCCCAACCGCGGCCGCCGGACCGCCTGGATCGTGGCTGGCGTCCTCGCTGCGGGTCTCACCGGCGTTGCTGCGACCACGGCCTTCAGCCAGGGCCCGGGCTTCGGCCCGATGTCGCCGGTGCATTGGCACAGCGGCTTCATGGGCGGGCCTCTTGATCCGGCGCAGATCGAAGATCGCGCCGACCGCATGGTCCGTCATGTCGCAATCGAGATCGACGCCACCACTGACCAGCAGGAAAAGCTCCGCGGCATCGTGCGCGGCGCGGTGAAAGACCTGGTGCCGATGCGCGACAAGGCCAAGGCCGCGCGTACCGCCGCGCGGGACCTGCTGCTGCAGCCGACCATTGATCGTGCCGCGATCGAGAAGTTCCGCACCGAGCAGGTCGCGCTTGCGGACGCTTTCTCCAAACGCGTGGCGCAGGCGATCGGCGACATGGCTGAGGTGCTGACCCCCGAACAGCGCCGCAAGCTTGCCGATCGCCTGCCGCCACACGGTGGGGGGCACCGTTGGAATCGGTGGTAA
- a CDS encoding response regulator produces MTERILLIEDDPRLAEMVKNYLGEAGFAVTVSSHGLDGVALEAKEPFDALVLDLMLPDIDGLEVCRRIRARSQTPILMLTARGDAMDRVVGLEIGADDYLPKPFEPREMLARLRAILRRRGREQKSEVLRFGRLEIDLGARNARLDGAECALTPYQFSLLLVLAEHAGRVMSRDAIMDGLKNAKLESFDRSIDVHISRIRSAIEDDAKKPRRIITVRGSGYVFAKVQD; encoded by the coding sequence GTGACCGAGCGGATTTTGTTGATCGAAGACGACCCGCGGCTCGCCGAGATGGTGAAGAACTATCTCGGCGAGGCGGGCTTTGCCGTGACCGTGTCGTCGCACGGCCTCGACGGCGTGGCGCTGGAAGCCAAGGAGCCGTTCGACGCGCTCGTGCTGGACTTGATGCTACCCGATATCGACGGCCTCGAAGTCTGCCGCCGCATCCGTGCGCGCTCGCAGACGCCGATCCTGATGCTCACCGCCCGCGGCGACGCCATGGATCGCGTGGTCGGCCTCGAGATCGGCGCCGACGATTATCTGCCCAAGCCCTTTGAGCCGCGCGAGATGCTGGCGCGGCTGCGCGCCATTCTGCGGCGGCGCGGCCGCGAGCAGAAAAGCGAGGTGCTGCGCTTCGGCCGGCTTGAGATCGATCTCGGCGCGCGCAACGCGCGGCTCGACGGCGCCGAATGCGCGCTGACACCGTATCAGTTCTCGCTGCTGCTGGTGCTCGCCGAGCACGCCGGGCGGGTGATGTCGCGCGACGCCATCATGGACGGGCTGAAGAACGCCAAGCTCGAATCCTTCGACCGCTCCATCGACGTGCATATCTCGCGCATCCGCTCAGCCATTGAGGACGACGCCAAGAAGCCGCGCCGCATCATCACGGTGCGCGGCAGCGGCTATGTGTTCGCCAAGGTTCAGGACTAA
- a CDS encoding glutathione S-transferase family protein produces the protein MIDCYTWTTDNGYKPRMMLEETGLAHKIIPVNIRQKEQMSAEFMKISPGHKIPAIVDHDGPRGATIMLCESGAILKYLAEKSGKLYPSDPVARAKVDQWLFYGSATFTTLAQQFGHWVVRNPEKVPPAQKHYDAVLRDMLGTLDRHLASNEYFGGDYSIADLTMYSDVHLHGVKDIGLQDYPSLKRWHDSIEARPATQRAWGPFPV, from the coding sequence ATGATCGATTGCTACACATGGACCACTGACAACGGATACAAGCCGCGGATGATGCTCGAGGAGACCGGGCTCGCGCACAAGATCATTCCCGTCAACATCCGGCAAAAAGAGCAGATGTCGGCGGAGTTCATGAAAATCAGCCCGGGTCACAAGATTCCGGCGATCGTCGATCACGATGGCCCTCGGGGCGCCACCATCATGCTCTGCGAGTCCGGCGCGATCCTCAAATACCTCGCCGAAAAATCCGGCAAGCTCTATCCGAGCGATCCGGTCGCCCGCGCGAAGGTGGATCAATGGTTGTTCTACGGCTCCGCGACTTTCACCACTCTTGCGCAGCAGTTCGGCCATTGGGTCGTGCGCAATCCCGAGAAGGTGCCTCCCGCGCAGAAGCACTATGACGCCGTCCTGCGCGACATGCTGGGCACACTCGACCGGCATCTCGCTTCCAACGAATATTTCGGCGGTGATTATTCCATCGCTGACCTGACGATGTATTCCGACGTCCACCTTCATGGTGTGAAAGATATCGGCCTCCAGGATTATCCCAGCTTGAAGCGCTGGCATGATTCAATAGAAGCTCGTCCGGCCACTCAGCGGGCGTGGGGACCGTTTCCTGTTTGA
- a CDS encoding polysaccharide deacetylase family protein yields MKIRRPRLSVVNRLGLASLAIAAALAGFQTVANAEPQAATCPGHPDAIGTSRTLVVDPTVHRKIGTMSYPETLPLADHEVVLTFDDGPLAPYTNRILDILDAECVKATYFIVGTMAKSSPKLLQQVAERGHTIGTHSMGHPIKFRRLSAEAGIAQLDDGIAATAAALGDAGKLAPFFRFPGFGSTEAVETRAAAEGIMIWGADMPADDWRRISAKEVAKRAISRIEAKGKGVLLLHDIHQRTVEALPLILKELKERGYRIVHVVPSSAERPATPTVASDWKMRPEREAKQHVATLPKNVMTDVSGSSPDKAKDKSANSGASKKSRRHGRHFGKSERHRVAHGHHQNRHQAFRDSRTPWDRQASR; encoded by the coding sequence ATGAAAATCAGACGTCCCCGGCTCTCGGTCGTTAACCGTTTGGGCCTTGCTTCGCTTGCGATTGCCGCCGCCCTTGCCGGCTTCCAAACCGTTGCCAACGCCGAGCCGCAAGCCGCCACCTGCCCCGGACATCCGGACGCGATCGGCACCAGCCGGACACTGGTGGTGGACCCGACCGTTCATCGCAAGATCGGCACCATGAGCTATCCGGAGACGCTGCCGCTCGCCGACCATGAGGTGGTGCTGACCTTCGACGACGGGCCGCTGGCGCCCTACACCAACCGGATTCTCGACATCCTCGACGCCGAATGCGTCAAGGCGACCTACTTCATCGTCGGCACGATGGCCAAATCGAGCCCCAAGCTGCTGCAGCAGGTCGCGGAGCGCGGCCACACCATCGGCACCCACAGCATGGGCCACCCGATCAAATTCCGAAGGCTCAGCGCCGAAGCCGGTATCGCGCAGCTCGACGACGGGATCGCCGCAACCGCTGCGGCGCTGGGCGATGCCGGCAAGCTCGCGCCGTTCTTCCGCTTCCCCGGCTTCGGCTCGACCGAGGCGGTCGAGACCCGTGCGGCGGCGGAGGGCATCATGATCTGGGGCGCCGACATGCCCGCGGACGATTGGCGCCGGATCAGCGCCAAAGAGGTCGCCAAACGCGCGATCTCGCGGATCGAGGCCAAGGGCAAGGGCGTGCTGCTGCTGCACGACATCCACCAGCGGACCGTCGAGGCGCTGCCGTTGATCCTGAAGGAGCTGAAGGAGCGCGGCTACCGCATCGTGCATGTGGTGCCGTCGAGCGCCGAGCGCCCCGCTACGCCGACGGTCGCAAGCGACTGGAAGATGCGTCCGGAGCGCGAGGCTAAACAGCACGTCGCGACGCTGCCAAAGAACGTGATGACAGACGTGTCCGGTTCGAGCCCCGATAAGGCGAAAGACAAGTCGGCCAACAGCGGCGCTTCGAAAAAGTCACGCCGCCATGGCCGGCATTTCGGCAAGTCGGAGCGACACCGGGTGGCGCATGGGCATCATCAGAATCGCCATCAGGCTTTTCGTGATTCCCGCACTCCGTGGGACCGCCAGGCGTCGCGCTAG
- a CDS encoding amidohydrolase family protein — protein sequence MSGLATVGLSTLLAPVASRAQSAGRIDVHHHILPPKYMADLARLAPTEQLQPWWKPALSIEDMDKNGVATAVVSLTQPAVWFGDIELGRRLARESNDYAAGLVRDYPGRFRMFAALSLPDPDGSLKEIEYAFDTLKADGICLVTSYGDKYLGDAAFWPVYEELNRRRAVIYTHPLSPSCCKNPLPQYLRDSSIELGTDTTRTIASLLFSGTAAKFPDIRWIFSHAGGTMPFLYQRFVREAAALKDAKSILPNGLSHEIRKFYYDLAQSNLPGTVAGLLSLVPVSQLLLGSDYPARTAAEVISGIGKYGFSAEDVAAIEHGNARRLLPNLPG from the coding sequence GTGTCGGGCCTCGCGACAGTCGGCTTGAGCACGCTGCTCGCGCCGGTCGCGTCGCGTGCACAGAGCGCGGGGCGTATCGATGTTCACCACCACATCCTGCCGCCGAAATACATGGCCGATCTGGCGCGCCTCGCTCCCACGGAGCAGCTGCAGCCGTGGTGGAAGCCCGCTCTGTCGATCGAGGACATGGACAAGAACGGCGTGGCGACCGCCGTGGTGTCCCTCACGCAGCCGGCCGTGTGGTTCGGCGACATCGAACTCGGACGGCGGCTGGCGCGCGAGAGCAACGACTATGCCGCGGGTCTGGTCAGGGATTATCCCGGACGCTTCCGGATGTTCGCGGCCCTGTCGCTGCCCGATCCGGACGGCAGCTTGAAGGAAATCGAATATGCCTTTGACACCCTGAAAGCCGACGGCATCTGTCTGGTGACGAGCTACGGCGACAAGTATCTCGGCGATGCCGCGTTCTGGCCTGTCTATGAAGAGCTCAACCGCCGCCGCGCTGTCATCTATACGCATCCGCTCAGCCCAAGCTGCTGCAAGAATCCATTGCCGCAATATCTGAGAGATTCCTCGATCGAGCTTGGCACCGATACGACCCGCACGATCGCGAGCCTCCTGTTCAGCGGCACGGCGGCGAAGTTTCCGGACATCCGATGGATTTTCTCGCATGCCGGCGGAACCATGCCGTTCCTTTATCAGCGGTTTGTCCGCGAGGCGGCGGCGCTGAAGGATGCAAAGTCCATCCTGCCGAACGGCTTGTCGCACGAAATCCGGAAATTTTATTACGACCTCGCCCAGTCGAACCTACCGGGCACGGTGGCTGGCCTTCTTTCGCTGGTGCCGGTGTCCCAGTTGCTCCTGGGGAGCGACTATCCGGCGCGGACCGCAGCCGAAGTCATCTCGGGAATCGGCAAGTACGGATTCAGCGCCGAAGATGTTGCGGCCATCGAACACGGCAACGCGCGTCGTTTGCTCCCGAACCTGCCGGGGTGA
- a CDS encoding IS110 family transposase, with product MDTIYVGIDVSKDRLDVHVRPGGEAFAVERNGKGLEDLVDRLRGLSPSLIAVEATGGFETIVAAAVAGAGLPLAVVNPAQVRHFAQAIGKRAKTDPIDAGVIAHFAEAVKPEPRPMPEETAVLLAELVGRRRQIIEMLVAERQREKHASNVRVRKSLARHIAVLEKELPSIDRDIDGLVRGAPVWREKEDLLISVPGIKNTLARIFLAEAPELGNLDRRRIASLAGVAPYTRQSGRWRGKAMIGGGRTALRSALFIAALTASRHNPVLKAFYARLLAAGKPKKVALIAVARKLLTIINAMLRDSRKWQNT from the coding sequence ATGGACACGATCTACGTTGGCATTGATGTATCGAAAGACCGTCTGGACGTTCATGTGCGCCCTGGCGGTGAGGCCTTTGCGGTCGAGCGGAACGGCAAGGGTCTGGAAGACCTGGTGGACCGTCTGCGAGGGCTTTCGCCTTCGCTGATTGCGGTGGAGGCGACGGGCGGCTTTGAGACGATCGTTGCGGCAGCGGTGGCTGGAGCTGGACTTCCGCTTGCAGTGGTGAACCCAGCTCAAGTTCGGCACTTCGCACAGGCCATCGGCAAGCGCGCCAAGACCGATCCGATCGATGCGGGCGTGATCGCCCACTTCGCGGAGGCGGTCAAACCTGAGCCGCGGCCGATGCCTGAAGAAACAGCCGTGCTGCTCGCCGAGTTGGTCGGCCGGCGGCGCCAGATCATCGAGATGCTGGTGGCCGAGCGGCAGCGCGAGAAGCACGCCAGCAACGTGCGGGTTCGCAAGAGCCTGGCGCGGCACATTGCCGTTCTCGAGAAGGAACTGCCGAGCATCGATCGGGACATCGATGGTCTGGTTCGTGGCGCCCCGGTCTGGCGGGAGAAGGAGGACCTGCTCATCTCGGTTCCCGGAATCAAGAACACGCTGGCCCGCATCTTCCTCGCGGAAGCGCCTGAGCTCGGCAACCTCGATCGCCGTCGCATCGCAAGCCTGGCTGGTGTGGCGCCCTACACCAGACAATCGGGCCGCTGGCGGGGCAAGGCCATGATCGGCGGAGGTCGCACGGCGCTTCGCTCGGCTCTGTTCATTGCCGCCTTGACGGCCAGTCGCCACAACCCGGTGCTCAAGGCCTTCTACGCCCGACTGCTCGCCGCCGGTAAGCCAAAGAAGGTCGCGCTCATCGCGGTGGCCAGGAAGCTCCTCACCATCATCAACGCCATGCTCAGAGACAGCAGAAAATGGCAAAACACTTGA
- a CDS encoding sensor histidine kinase, whose protein sequence is MRRLYLKIYGTIIVSLVLVVMVAGGVWRWGSGGPPGAQVFEVAGEIASLALPPSTAPQPEQQRIIAHLAQRFRSDLALYTADGTLIAAFGRPLPQPPANTDGEWLYGRGGPAWAFRLPDDRRLVVRALPRHRNPLVSFLLVLGGIALAVAICAYPFVRGLTRRLERLQVGVEKLGSGNLSARVDVEGKDEVARLAEIFNRSAERIEDLMKSHRMLLANASHELRTPLSRIRLGIDLLQHDPSYKPELERNIAELDQMIDEILLASRLGAIQKPQLEESVDLLAVAAEEGARYDDCAVGGSTAVVRGDRRLLSRMIRNLLDNARRHGAPPVRVTVRSENKQAVVEVMDGGKGVPEAERERVFTPFYRLAGDTEGAGLGLALVQQIARLHGGEAVVAPKSDFPSCFQVSLPNQATA, encoded by the coding sequence ATGCGACGGCTCTATCTGAAAATCTACGGCACGATCATCGTGAGCCTGGTGCTGGTGGTCATGGTTGCCGGCGGCGTGTGGCGCTGGGGATCCGGCGGCCCTCCGGGCGCGCAGGTGTTCGAGGTGGCTGGCGAAATCGCAAGCCTCGCGCTGCCGCCCTCGACCGCGCCGCAGCCAGAGCAGCAACGTATCATTGCGCATCTGGCGCAGCGTTTCCGCAGCGACCTCGCGCTTTATACGGCCGACGGTACGCTGATCGCGGCCTTTGGCCGGCCGCTGCCGCAGCCGCCGGCCAACACCGACGGCGAATGGCTGTACGGCCGGGGCGGGCCGGCCTGGGCGTTCCGCCTGCCGGATGACCGGCGCCTGGTGGTGCGGGCGCTGCCGCGGCATCGCAATCCGCTGGTGAGTTTTCTGCTGGTGCTGGGCGGTATCGCGCTTGCGGTTGCGATTTGCGCCTACCCGTTCGTGCGCGGGCTGACGCGGCGGCTGGAGCGGCTTCAGGTCGGCGTCGAGAAGCTCGGCTCGGGCAATCTCTCGGCCCGCGTCGATGTCGAGGGCAAGGACGAGGTGGCGCGGCTTGCCGAGATCTTCAACCGCTCGGCCGAGCGCATCGAAGACCTGATGAAGTCGCACCGCATGCTTCTTGCCAACGCGTCGCATGAGTTGCGCACGCCGCTGTCGCGCATTCGCCTCGGTATCGATCTCCTGCAACACGATCCGTCATACAAACCCGAGCTCGAGCGCAACATCGCCGAGCTCGACCAGATGATCGACGAAATTCTGCTCGCCAGCCGCCTCGGTGCGATCCAGAAGCCGCAGCTCGAAGAGAGCGTCGATCTGCTGGCGGTCGCCGCGGAAGAGGGCGCGCGCTATGACGATTGCGCGGTCGGCGGCAGCACCGCGGTGGTGCGCGGTGACCGGAGGCTCCTGAGCCGGATGATCCGGAACCTCCTCGACAACGCGCGGCGGCATGGCGCGCCGCCGGTGCGCGTGACCGTCAGAAGCGAGAACAAGCAGGCCGTGGTCGAGGTGATGGACGGCGGCAAGGGCGTGCCGGAGGCCGAGCGCGAGAGGGTGTTCACGCCGTTCTACCGGCTTGCCGGCGACACCGAAGGGGCGGGGCTCGGTCTGGCGCTCGTCCAGCAGATCGCGCGGCTCCACGGCGGCGAGGCGGTGGTTGCGCCGAAAAGCGATTTCCCGAGCTGTTTTCAGGTGTCTCTGCCCAACCAGGCGACTGCTTAG
- a CDS encoding putative hydro-lyase, whose protein sequence is MSAAASSASRPAAIPQTGVAARRAIRSGEWKTGTSGMAPGYVQGNLAILPAALASDFMRFCQLNPKPCPLLAAGAPGDPHLPSLGEDLDIRTDVGRYKVFRNGELIDEPTDITKHWRDDLVIFALGCSFSFEDALMQDGMELRHITNNTTVPMYRTNVPTTAAGPFHGPLVVSMRPLKPADAIRAIQITTRFPAVHGAPVHIGKPELIGIKDIDKPDYGERAPMKDDEIPVFWACGVTPQSVVATVKPEFCITHYPGCMLVTDRKNSEFAIM, encoded by the coding sequence ATGTCCGCCGCCGCAAGCTCCGCCTCTCGTCCCGCCGCCATTCCGCAGACCGGAGTTGCGGCGCGCCGCGCCATCCGCAGCGGCGAATGGAAGACCGGGACCTCGGGCATGGCGCCGGGCTACGTGCAGGGCAATCTCGCGATCCTGCCGGCGGCGCTCGCCTCCGACTTCATGCGGTTCTGCCAGCTCAACCCGAAACCCTGCCCGCTGCTCGCGGCCGGCGCCCCCGGCGATCCACATCTGCCGTCGCTCGGCGAGGATCTCGACATCCGCACCGATGTTGGCCGCTACAAGGTGTTTCGAAACGGGGAGTTGATCGACGAGCCGACCGATATCACCAAGCACTGGCGCGACGATCTCGTGATCTTCGCGCTCGGCTGCTCGTTCTCGTTCGAGGACGCGCTGATGCAGGACGGCATGGAGTTGCGCCACATCACCAACAACACCACGGTGCCGATGTATCGCACCAACGTGCCGACCACGGCGGCGGGTCCGTTCCACGGACCGCTGGTGGTGTCAATGCGGCCGTTGAAGCCCGCCGACGCAATCCGCGCCATCCAGATCACCACGCGCTTCCCGGCGGTGCACGGCGCCCCGGTGCATATCGGCAAGCCGGAGCTGATCGGGATCAAGGATATCGACAAGCCGGATTACGGCGAGCGCGCGCCGATGAAGGACGACGAGATTCCGGTGTTCTGGGCCTGCGGGGTGACGCCGCAATCGGTGGTCGCGACCGTGAAGCCGGAGTTCTGCATCACGCACTATCCGGGATGCATGCTGGTCACGGACCGGAAGAATTCCGAGTTTGCGATTATGTGA
- a CDS encoding UbiD family decarboxylase, giving the protein MKRRDRVLYFDLKHVVVGEDVGIHNATEVERAVAARSRPTAIGS; this is encoded by the coding sequence TTGAAGCGACGAGATCGGGTGCTCTACTTCGACCTCAAGCACGTCGTGGTCGGCGAGGATGTCGGCATCCACAACGCGACCGAGGTCGAGCGGGCGGTGGCGGCACGTTCCAGGCCGACCGCGATCGGGTCATAG
- a CDS encoding alpha-E domain-containing protein, translated as MLSRTADNLYWLARYVERAEYLARILEATQRLTSMPLAYVGETNEWESALSTAGCSNAFFAAHEEANEATVTDFLAFSTSNPSSIRNCFEVARSNARAVRTALTMEMWDAINTTWLELKRFGNRPSSREELARFLTWVQECSLRFDGSAYRTMLRSDAYWFSRIGVYTERADNTARILDVKYHLLLPADEHVGGPLDYYQWSGILRSVSALTAYHWVYRESLKPWLIADLLILNDQMPRSLSSCYENLVQNLDRIAGVYGRQGPAQRQARSVRTRLQNSKMDEIFQSGLHEFITSFITDNNKLGSAITQQYLA; from the coding sequence ATGCTTTCCCGCACCGCCGATAACCTGTACTGGCTCGCGCGCTACGTCGAACGCGCGGAGTATCTCGCGCGTATCCTGGAGGCGACACAGCGGCTCACCAGCATGCCGCTGGCTTACGTCGGCGAGACCAACGAATGGGAGTCGGCGCTTTCGACCGCCGGCTGCTCCAATGCCTTCTTCGCCGCCCATGAGGAAGCCAACGAGGCGACCGTCACCGACTTCCTCGCGTTTTCGACCTCGAACCCGTCGTCGATCCGCAACTGCTTCGAGGTGGCGCGTTCCAACGCGCGCGCCGTGCGCACCGCGCTCACCATGGAGATGTGGGACGCGATCAACACCACGTGGCTGGAGCTCAAGCGCTTCGGCAACCGGCCGTCGTCGCGTGAGGAGCTGGCGCGCTTTCTCACCTGGGTGCAGGAATGTTCGCTGCGCTTTGATGGTTCGGCTTACCGGACGATGCTGCGGAGCGATGCCTACTGGTTCTCGCGGATCGGCGTCTACACCGAGCGCGCCGACAACACCGCGCGCATTCTCGACGTGAAGTACCATCTGCTGCTGCCGGCCGACGAGCATGTCGGCGGGCCGCTAGACTATTATCAGTGGTCGGGCATCTTGCGCTCGGTCTCGGCGCTCACGGCGTATCATTGGGTCTATCGCGAGAGCCTCAAGCCCTGGCTGATCGCAGACCTGCTGATCCTCAACGACCAGATGCCGCGGTCGCTGTCGAGCTGTTACGAGAACCTGGTGCAGAATCTCGATCGTATCGCCGGGGTCTATGGCCGCCAGGGCCCGGCGCAGCGCCAGGCACGCTCGGTGCGCACACGATTGCAGAACAGCAAGATGGACGAGATTTTTCAGTCCGGCCTGCACGAGTTCATCACGTCGTTCATCACCGACAACAACAAGCTCGGATCGGCGATTACGCAGCAGTATCTGGCTTAG
- a CDS encoding transglutaminase family protein, translating into MRIQVSHETVYRYGQPARGVIQTLRLTPRNHESQYVVDWRIDVSENCQVAQHEDAFGNLTHVFDCDGPVSELRVLAEGEVDTQDSNGVVRGVIERFPPSLYLRETGLTHADPAICDFALEARTAGEGSTLAILHRLLERVHDAVKYDETSATTSATSAAEAFALKRGVCQDFTHIFIAAARSIAIPARYIGGHFFRADGAVQQEAAHAWAEAFVPDLGWVAFDAANGLCATDAHIRVAVGLDYLGAAPTRGARYGGGGEELDVTVRVSCPFTPGQGQSQSQS; encoded by the coding sequence ATGCGCATCCAGGTGTCCCACGAGACGGTCTACCGCTACGGCCAGCCGGCGCGCGGCGTCATCCAGACGCTGCGGTTGACGCCGCGCAACCACGAAAGCCAATACGTGGTCGACTGGCGGATCGACGTGTCGGAGAACTGCCAGGTCGCCCAACACGAGGACGCGTTCGGCAATCTCACCCATGTGTTCGATTGCGACGGTCCGGTGTCGGAGCTGCGCGTGCTGGCCGAAGGCGAGGTCGACACCCAGGACTCGAACGGCGTGGTGCGCGGTGTGATCGAGCGCTTTCCCCCGAGCCTTTACCTGCGCGAGACCGGGCTGACCCATGCCGACCCTGCGATCTGCGATTTTGCCTTGGAGGCGCGAACGGCCGGCGAGGGAAGCACGCTCGCGATTTTGCACCGGCTGCTCGAACGCGTTCATGATGCGGTCAAATACGACGAGACGAGCGCGACCACGTCGGCCACCTCGGCGGCCGAGGCCTTTGCGCTGAAGCGTGGCGTCTGCCAGGACTTCACGCATATCTTCATCGCTGCGGCGCGCAGCATCGCGATTCCGGCGCGCTACATCGGCGGGCACTTCTTCCGCGCCGACGGCGCGGTGCAGCAGGAGGCAGCCCATGCCTGGGCCGAAGCCTTCGTGCCGGATCTCGGCTGGGTGGCGTTCGATGCGGCGAACGGCCTGTGCGCGACCGATGCACACATCCGCGTCGCGGTCGGGCTCGATTATCTCGGGGCGGCACCCACCCGCGGGGCACGGTACGGCGGCGGTGGCGAGGAGCTCGACGTGACGGTGCGGGTGAGTTGCCCGTTCACGCCTGGGCAGGGGCAGTCACAGAGTCAGTCGTAG